Proteins from a genomic interval of Ferrovibrio terrae:
- a CDS encoding NADH-ubiquinone oxidoreductase-F iron-sulfur binding region domain-containing protein: MNVNANMSIRNNRKGRATPRGRQASDADHEALRAIVRPDFARRDLLIEYLHLINDAKGFLPAPLLTALAEAMRLPLADVFETATFYAHFKVVDADEVQPAPVTLRICDSLSCVMAGADALAESLDNMSPDVRVERAPCMGQCDRAPCAVYGKNVIAPAAVETVLDAHVQKAVAPVLPNYKGLAAYRAQGGYGVLQKLRNGEMTRDALIAEVEAAGLRGMGGAGFPTARKWKALLEQPKPRLLAVNGDEGEPGTLKDRWFLETDPHGFLEGVLIAAHLIEAETAYIYLRDEYPALHLVIAEELKALKAAGFLGNVKIELRRGAGAYICGEESAMLESIEGKRGLPRQKPPFPFQVGLWGRPTLINNVETLYWIPQIVDKGAAWWQGHGRNGGKGLRSYSVSGRVRNPGVKLAPAGVTITELIEEYCGGMLPGHTFTAYLPGGASGGILPASMNDIPLDFGQLEKYGCFIGSAAVIVLSDQDNVKDAALNLMKFFRHESCGQCTPCRVGTEKAADLMAQPKWDEPLLRDLAQVMRDASICGLGQAAPNPLLSVLERFK, from the coding sequence ATGAACGTCAACGCCAACATGAGCATCCGCAATAACCGGAAGGGCCGGGCCACTCCGCGCGGCCGTCAGGCCTCCGACGCTGACCATGAGGCGCTGCGCGCCATCGTGCGGCCGGATTTTGCCCGCCGCGACCTGCTGATCGAATACCTGCATCTGATCAACGACGCGAAGGGCTTCCTGCCCGCTCCGCTGCTGACTGCCCTGGCCGAAGCGATGCGCCTGCCGCTGGCGGACGTATTCGAGACCGCCACCTTCTATGCCCATTTCAAGGTCGTCGATGCCGATGAGGTGCAGCCCGCGCCGGTCACGCTGCGCATCTGCGACAGCTTGAGCTGCGTCATGGCCGGTGCCGATGCGCTGGCCGAAAGCCTGGATAACATGAGCCCGGATGTGCGCGTCGAGCGCGCGCCCTGCATGGGCCAGTGTGACCGCGCGCCCTGCGCGGTCTACGGCAAGAACGTGATCGCGCCGGCGGCGGTCGAAACCGTGCTGGATGCTCATGTGCAGAAGGCCGTCGCGCCGGTGCTGCCGAACTACAAGGGCCTGGCAGCCTATCGCGCCCAGGGCGGTTACGGCGTACTGCAGAAGCTGCGCAACGGCGAGATGACGCGTGACGCGCTGATCGCCGAGGTCGAAGCCGCCGGCCTGCGCGGCATGGGCGGTGCTGGTTTCCCCACGGCGCGCAAATGGAAAGCATTGCTGGAGCAGCCTAAGCCGCGGCTGCTCGCCGTCAATGGCGACGAGGGCGAGCCGGGCACGCTGAAGGATCGCTGGTTCCTCGAAACCGATCCGCATGGTTTCCTCGAAGGTGTGCTGATCGCAGCCCATCTGATTGAAGCCGAGACGGCCTATATCTATCTGCGCGACGAATATCCCGCGCTTCATCTCGTGATCGCCGAAGAGCTGAAGGCGCTGAAGGCCGCCGGATTCCTAGGCAATGTGAAGATCGAACTGCGGCGCGGCGCCGGCGCATATATCTGCGGTGAAGAGTCAGCGATGCTGGAAAGCATCGAGGGCAAACGCGGCCTGCCGCGCCAGAAGCCGCCATTTCCCTTCCAGGTCGGCCTCTGGGGTCGGCCAACGTTGATCAACAATGTCGAGACGCTCTACTGGATTCCGCAGATCGTGGATAAGGGCGCGGCCTGGTGGCAGGGCCACGGCCGCAACGGCGGCAAGGGTCTGCGCAGCTACTCGGTTTCGGGCCGCGTGCGCAATCCGGGCGTGAAGCTGGCCCCGGCCGGCGTCACCATCACCGAGCTGATCGAGGAATATTGCGGTGGCATGCTGCCGGGCCATACCTTCACGGCCTATCTGCCGGGCGGCGCCTCCGGCGGCATACTGCCGGCCAGCATGAACGATATCCCGCTCGATTTCGGCCAGCTCGAGAAATACGGCTGTTTCATCGGGTCGGCCGCTGTGATCGTGTTGTCTGATCAGGACAACGTGAAGGACGCGGCGCTCAATCTGATGAAGTTCTTCCGCCATGAAAGCTGCGGCCAGTGCACGCCCTGTCGCGTCGGCACCGAAAAGGCCGCCGACCTGATGGCGCAGCCGAAATGGGATGAACCGCTTTTACGCGATCTGGCGCAGGTGATGCGTGATGCCTCGATCTGCGGCCTGGGCCAGGCCGCGCCGAATCCACTTCTTTCTGTGCTGGAGCGCTTCAAATGA
- the fdhF gene encoding formate dehydrogenase subunit alpha — MIRFHLDGKPVDALPGETIWQVAKREGTDIPHLCYTPQPGFRADGNCRACMVEIEGERVLAPSCKRMPIDGMKVLSASARATRARELVMELLVADQPKRAEAHDGESKFWHWAEALNVTESRFPAREHMPAPDRSHGAMAVNLDACIQCNLCVRACREVQGNDVIGMAFRGHHSEIVFDFNDPMGNSTCVACGECVQACPTGALLPSTLVDEHNHAVEKATTAVDSLCPFCGVGCQLTYHVKDDKIQYVTGKDGPANRGRLCVKGRFGFDYINHPHRLTKPLVRKDGIPKHGEDFVDPANPWTHFREATWEEAMERAARGLVKVRDEVGPQAMAGFGSAKGSNEEAYLFQKLVRMGFGTNNVDHCTRLCHASSVAALMEGVGSAAVTAPFAAAMDAEVIIVIGANPAVNHPVAATFIKNAVRQKNAKLIVMDPRGQALTKFATHHLRFKPGSDVAMLNALLNVIIEEGLTNPAYIQRFVDGFPDLEQAVKDATPEAMSPLCGIAPDVLRDVARMYATSKASIIFWGMGVSQHVHGTDNARCLIALGLITGQVGKPGAGLHPLRGQNNVQGASDAGLIPMVLPDYQSVEDAAKRQAFEAIWGPGVKNEHIAAKRGLTVVEIMNAIMKGEIHAMYIMGENPAMSDPDASHAREALAKLDHLVVQDIFLTETAFHADVVLPASAFAEKDGSFTNTDRRVQIGRAALKPPGEARQDWELVQDIAQRMGLPWNYAHPREVYAEMASVMPSLAGITWPRLEDEEAVTYPGGREIIFTDGFPTATGRARIVTTKVTPPAELPDTEYPMVLSTGRLLEHWHTGAMTRRATQLDALEPEATAQLHPRDAAKLGVTAGQQIRVSTRRGSIQLKARIDRDVAENMVFIPFAFYEAAANLLTNPQLDPFGKIPEFKFCAAKVEAVEAAVAAE; from the coding sequence ATGATCCGCTTCCATCTCGATGGCAAACCTGTCGACGCCCTGCCGGGTGAAACCATATGGCAGGTCGCCAAGCGCGAAGGTACCGATATTCCGCATCTGTGCTACACGCCACAGCCCGGCTTCCGTGCCGATGGCAACTGCCGCGCCTGCATGGTCGAGATCGAGGGCGAGCGCGTGCTGGCGCCGAGCTGCAAGCGCATGCCGATCGACGGAATGAAAGTCTTATCGGCCAGCGCGCGCGCGACGCGCGCGCGCGAACTGGTGATGGAGCTTCTGGTCGCGGATCAACCCAAACGCGCTGAAGCGCATGACGGCGAGTCCAAATTCTGGCACTGGGCCGAAGCGCTCAATGTCACCGAAAGCCGCTTCCCGGCACGCGAGCATATGCCGGCGCCGGATCGCAGCCATGGCGCGATGGCGGTCAACCTGGATGCCTGCATCCAGTGCAATCTCTGCGTCCGCGCCTGCCGTGAAGTGCAGGGCAATGACGTGATCGGTATGGCCTTCCGCGGCCATCATTCCGAGATCGTGTTCGATTTTAACGATCCGATGGGCAACAGCACCTGCGTCGCCTGCGGTGAATGCGTGCAGGCCTGCCCGACCGGTGCGCTGCTGCCGTCCACGCTGGTCGACGAGCATAACCATGCCGTCGAGAAGGCTACCACGGCGGTCGACAGCCTCTGCCCCTTCTGCGGCGTCGGCTGCCAGCTCACCTACCACGTCAAGGACGACAAGATTCAATATGTCACCGGCAAGGATGGCCCGGCCAATCGCGGCCGGCTCTGCGTCAAGGGCCGCTTCGGTTTCGACTATATCAACCACCCGCATCGCCTTACCAAGCCGCTGGTGCGCAAGGATGGCATCCCCAAGCATGGCGAGGATTTTGTCGATCCGGCCAATCCGTGGACGCATTTCCGTGAGGCGACCTGGGAAGAGGCGATGGAGCGTGCTGCCCGGGGCCTGGTGAAGGTGCGTGACGAGGTAGGTCCGCAGGCGATGGCCGGCTTCGGGTCTGCCAAGGGCTCGAATGAAGAGGCCTATCTGTTCCAGAAGCTGGTGCGCATGGGCTTCGGCACCAACAATGTTGATCACTGCACCCGCCTGTGCCACGCCTCGTCGGTGGCGGCGTTGATGGAAGGTGTTGGCTCGGCCGCCGTGACGGCGCCGTTTGCCGCCGCCATGGATGCCGAAGTGATCATCGTGATCGGTGCCAATCCCGCCGTGAATCATCCGGTGGCGGCCACCTTCATCAAGAATGCCGTGCGCCAGAAGAATGCCAAACTGATCGTGATGGATCCGCGCGGCCAGGCGCTGACCAAATTCGCCACCCATCACCTGCGTTTCAAGCCGGGTTCCGATGTGGCAATGCTGAACGCGCTGCTCAACGTGATCATCGAGGAAGGGTTGACCAATCCGGCCTATATCCAGCGTTTCGTGGATGGCTTCCCTGACCTGGAGCAGGCGGTGAAGGACGCGACACCAGAAGCGATGTCGCCGCTCTGCGGCATCGCACCCGATGTGCTGCGCGATGTGGCGCGCATGTATGCGACGTCTAAAGCCTCGATCATCTTCTGGGGCATGGGTGTGTCGCAGCATGTGCATGGCACCGATAACGCCCGCTGTCTGATCGCACTCGGGCTGATCACCGGCCAGGTCGGCAAGCCCGGCGCGGGCCTGCATCCGCTGCGCGGCCAGAACAATGTGCAGGGCGCCTCCGATGCCGGCCTGATCCCGATGGTGTTGCCCGACTATCAGTCGGTGGAGGATGCCGCCAAGCGTCAGGCCTTCGAGGCGATCTGGGGCCCGGGCGTGAAAAACGAGCATATCGCCGCCAAGCGTGGCCTGACGGTCGTCGAGATCATGAACGCGATCATGAAGGGCGAGATTCACGCCATGTATATCATGGGCGAGAATCCGGCCATGTCCGATCCCGATGCCAGCCATGCCCGCGAGGCGTTGGCGAAGCTCGATCATCTCGTGGTGCAGGATATCTTCCTCACCGAAACCGCCTTCCATGCCGATGTGGTGTTGCCAGCCTCGGCCTTTGCCGAAAAGGACGGCAGCTTCACCAACACCGATCGCCGCGTGCAGATCGGCCGTGCCGCGCTCAAGCCGCCGGGCGAGGCGCGCCAGGATTGGGAACTGGTGCAGGATATCGCCCAGCGCATGGGTCTGCCGTGGAACTACGCGCATCCGCGCGAGGTCTATGCCGAAATGGCCTCCGTGATGCCATCGCTCGCTGGCATCACCTGGCCGCGCCTGGAAGACGAAGAGGCCGTCACCTATCCGGGTGGTCGCGAAATCATCTTCACGGACGGTTTCCCCACCGCGACCGGTCGCGCCAGGATCGTTACCACCAAGGTCACGCCGCCGGCCGAACTGCCCGATACGGAATATCCGATGGTACTCAGCACCGGTCGCCTGCTGGAACACTGGCATACCGGCGCGATGACGCGCCGCGCCACCCAGCTGGATGCGCTGGAACCGGAAGCCACCGCGCAGCTGCACCCGCGCGATGCGGCAAAGCTGGGCGTCACGGCCGGCCAGCAGATCCGTGTTTCCACCCGGCGCGGTTCGATCCAGCTCAAGGCCCGCATCGACCGCGACGTGGCGGAAAATATGGTGTTCATCCCGTTTGCATTCTACGAGGCGGCGGCGAACCTGCTGACCAACCCGCAGCTCGATCCCTTCGGCAAGATCCCGGAGTTCAAGTTCTGCGCAGCAAAAGTCGAAGCGGTCGAGGCCGCAGTGGCGGCCGAATAA
- a CDS encoding ABC transporter permease, which translates to MRLALDRHPLALRAWNTAIWVLVGFFVLNLLAMIASVLVNSFGTRWFNTWLPSGFTTKWYFSAWAEFQLDDVLIVTFQVVGAVVLLSGILGVLGAYALARREFPGKRLVMLLILLPLLVPPLTFGIPLATVLYQFGVGGSIFGVVLANLVPTVPFVVLVMIPFIEQIDPRVEAAARVFGANSRQMFVHVLVPLLAPGILAALLMVLVRTIAMFELTFFTAGPSSQTLVVALYYAVYAAGVRAPQSIDAMAVIYMATTMIWLLIALRFVNPTQLVTRVKKS; encoded by the coding sequence ATGAGGCTTGCTCTGGACCGCCATCCCCTCGCCCTGCGCGCCTGGAATACCGCCATCTGGGTGCTGGTCGGCTTCTTCGTGCTCAATCTGCTGGCCATGATCGCCAGCGTGCTGGTGAATTCGTTTGGCACGCGCTGGTTCAACACCTGGCTGCCGTCCGGCTTCACCACCAAATGGTATTTCTCGGCCTGGGCAGAATTCCAGCTCGACGACGTGCTGATCGTCACTTTCCAGGTCGTCGGCGCGGTCGTGCTGTTGTCGGGCATTCTTGGCGTGCTGGGCGCCTATGCGCTGGCGCGCCGCGAGTTTCCCGGCAAACGGCTGGTGATGCTGCTGATCCTGCTGCCGCTGCTGGTGCCGCCACTGACCTTCGGCATTCCGCTCGCCACCGTGCTGTACCAGTTCGGCGTCGGCGGATCTATCTTCGGCGTGGTGCTGGCCAATCTGGTGCCGACCGTGCCCTTCGTCGTGCTGGTGATGATTCCCTTCATCGAACAGATCGATCCGCGCGTGGAAGCCGCCGCCCGCGTCTTTGGCGCCAATTCGCGGCAGATGTTCGTGCATGTGCTGGTGCCGCTGCTGGCGCCGGGCATTCTTGCGGCGCTGCTGATGGTGCTGGTGCGCACCATCGCGATGTTCGAACTGACCTTCTTCACCGCGGGACCGAGCAGCCAGACGCTGGTGGTGGCGCTGTATTACGCCGTCTATGCCGCCGGCGTGCGCGCGCCGCAATCCATCGACGCCATGGCGGTGATCTATATGGCCACGACGATGATCTGGCTGCTGATCGCGCTGCGCTTCGTCAATCCGACCCAGCTGGTCACGCGGGTGAAAAAGAGCTGA
- a CDS encoding ABC transporter permease, whose translation MAAVPEKPPLRLQLAAMGVDNVTLLALPAVLFVLALFVYPFFYGLVLSIEPKDNAVWYANYRAFFTDPFLYDTIGKTLRLAVPVTLLCVFLSIPIALRVRHMRNQRLLTTILVLPITLGTVLIAEGLLNYLGPQGWLNRTLITIGLIGGPLQLVHNYWGAFLGLLIAIFPFTFLLTLSYVTGIDPALEQAASTLGARPWARFRHILLPLLAQGLTVNFCLSFVQAFSVFPTAVLLGSPAGSTRVISIAAYTAAYEAYDYSLASTIAMIMAGVQLLIVAGLLSARGLLYRGPMGGAKG comes from the coding sequence ATGGCAGCGGTGCCGGAAAAACCGCCGCTGCGTCTGCAGCTGGCCGCGATGGGCGTCGACAATGTCACGCTGCTGGCCCTGCCGGCCGTGCTGTTCGTACTGGCGCTGTTCGTCTATCCCTTCTTCTACGGCCTGGTGCTGTCGATCGAGCCGAAAGACAACGCCGTCTGGTATGCCAATTACCGGGCCTTCTTCACCGACCCGTTCCTGTACGACACCATCGGCAAGACGCTGCGACTGGCCGTGCCCGTCACTCTGCTCTGTGTCTTCCTGTCGATCCCGATTGCGCTGCGCGTGCGGCATATGCGCAACCAGCGTCTGCTGACCACGATTCTCGTGCTGCCCATCACGCTGGGCACTGTGCTGATCGCCGAAGGCCTGCTCAACTATCTCGGCCCCCAGGGCTGGCTGAACCGCACGCTGATCACCATCGGCCTGATCGGCGGTCCGCTGCAGCTGGTACACAATTACTGGGGCGCCTTCCTCGGCCTGCTGATCGCGATCTTCCCCTTCACCTTCCTGCTGACGCTGTCTTACGTCACTGGCATCGACCCGGCGCTAGAGCAGGCGGCGTCTACGCTGGGCGCGCGGCCCTGGGCCCGCTTCCGCCATATCCTGCTGCCGCTGCTGGCGCAGGGACTGACGGTCAATTTCTGCCTGTCCTTTGTGCAGGCTTTCTCGGTGTTTCCCACCGCCGTTCTGCTGGGCTCGCCGGCGGGCTCGACGCGCGTGATCTCGATTGCCGCCTACACCGCCGCCTACGAGGCTTACGATTATTCCCTGGCCTCGACCATCGCGATGATCATGGCCGGCGTTCAGCTGCTGATCGTGGCCGGCCTGCTGTCGGCACGCGGCCTGCTCTATCGCGGCCCGATGGGAGGTGCCAAGGGATGA
- a CDS encoding ABC transporter ATP-binding protein, whose protein sequence is MAGMSHDFRKLRLDRVSRSFGQHNALRDVSLEASRGEFIALLGPSGCGKSTALNCLAGLLPLTGGSIWLDERRIDQLKPEERGFGMVFQNYALFPHMTAEKNVGFGLRMQGRPKAEIDERVAKAMALVRLDEQRHKLPGQMSGGQQQRVAIARAIVIEPPLVLMDEPLSNLDAKLRLEMRAEIRRIHNLVGSTTIYVTHDQDEALSLADRIVVMRDGQVRQIGRPDELYARPSHADVAEFMGYRNLLRLPVTAVANGVAEVSIETAPLQGSLLGKTIPGDVAVVAIRPDDLTPRSHGPIRARVVSAEYRGRDFYGIAATAGGQELFFRSDRKVEANEELMLGADQVRVLIYPDEAPPVKS, encoded by the coding sequence ATGGCCGGTATGTCGCATGATTTCCGGAAGCTGCGGCTCGATCGCGTGAGCCGCAGCTTCGGCCAGCATAATGCGTTGCGTGACGTGTCACTGGAGGCGTCGCGCGGAGAATTCATCGCCCTGCTCGGCCCGTCGGGCTGCGGCAAGTCGACCGCACTGAACTGCCTTGCCGGACTGCTGCCGCTGACCGGCGGCAGCATCTGGCTGGACGAACGCAGGATCGACCAGCTGAAGCCCGAGGAACGCGGCTTTGGCATGGTGTTCCAGAATTATGCGCTGTTCCCGCATATGACCGCTGAGAAGAATGTCGGTTTCGGCCTGCGCATGCAGGGCCGGCCTAAAGCGGAGATCGACGAGCGCGTGGCGAAAGCCATGGCGCTCGTCCGTCTCGACGAACAGAGACACAAGCTGCCCGGCCAGATGTCGGGCGGCCAGCAGCAGCGCGTGGCGATTGCCCGCGCCATCGTGATCGAGCCGCCGCTGGTGCTGATGGACGAGCCGCTGTCGAATCTCGACGCCAAGCTGCGGCTGGAGATGCGCGCCGAAATCCGCCGCATCCATAACCTGGTCGGCTCGACCACCATCTATGTGACGCATGACCAGGATGAGGCGCTGTCGCTGGCCGACCGTATCGTGGTGATGCGCGACGGCCAGGTGCGCCAGATCGGCCGTCCGGATGAGCTCTATGCCCGGCCGAGCCATGCCGATGTCGCCGAATTCATGGGCTATCGCAACCTGCTGCGCCTGCCGGTGACCGCCGTCGCCAATGGCGTGGCCGAGGTAAGTATCGAGACCGCGCCGCTGCAGGGGTCGTTGCTGGGCAAGACCATACCTGGCGATGTTGCCGTGGTGGCGATCCGTCCCGACGACCTGACGCCGCGCAGCCACGGCCCGATCCGCGCCCGCGTGGTGTCGGCTGAGTATCGCGGTCGCGATTTTTATGGCATTGCCGCGACTGCCGGCGGCCAGGAACTGTTCTTCCGCTCTGACAGAAAAGTAGAGGCCAACGAAGAGCTGATGCTGGGCGCCGATCAGGTCCGCGTGCTGATCTATCCGGATGAAGCGCCGCCGGTGAAATCGTAA
- a CDS encoding ABC transporter substrate-binding protein, translating into MSEFQFTRRGLLGSAVGLAAAGLAPDLLAATPALPKSPVVLNVVDVAGNLALTQKAIETYRNNNPKLVSRVTFTKAPSPELPGKIKAQQAANRVDIDIVLTGIDALSAGVEQKLWQPMLPDFSDKIPKLDDIYLSGAKQMQALASNQGVCVVFCQAGPLLEYMPDRVKTVPKTAAELLAYAKANPNRFMYARPANSGPGRVFMMGLPYLLGDKDPKDPKNGWDKTWAYLKELGQYIEYYPSGTGPVFKALGDGSRDMVPTQMGWDINPRALGVVPKEAKVAALDGFHWILDAHYLCIPKGVSAEKQAVIVDLLAYLLSKPAQATTYDEGYFYPGPAVKDVPLSMAPPESQKVIEEYGRPEYAKLIAERPQEIPLLPDQLVYAFARWDQEVGAAKTK; encoded by the coding sequence ATGAGTGAATTCCAGTTCACCCGCCGTGGCCTGCTCGGCAGTGCCGTCGGCCTCGCCGCCGCCGGCCTTGCACCCGATCTGCTGGCCGCCACACCTGCCCTGCCGAAATCGCCGGTGGTGCTGAATGTGGTGGATGTCGCCGGCAACCTGGCGCTGACCCAGAAAGCGATCGAGACCTATCGCAACAACAATCCGAAGCTGGTCTCGCGCGTCACCTTCACCAAGGCGCCGTCGCCCGAACTGCCCGGGAAAATCAAGGCACAACAAGCCGCCAACCGCGTCGATATCGACATCGTGCTGACCGGCATCGATGCACTGTCGGCCGGCGTGGAGCAGAAGCTGTGGCAGCCTATGCTGCCTGACTTCTCCGACAAGATCCCGAAGCTGGATGACATTTATCTCTCGGGCGCCAAGCAGATGCAGGCACTGGCGTCGAACCAGGGTGTCTGCGTCGTGTTCTGCCAGGCCGGTCCGCTGCTGGAATACATGCCTGACCGCGTGAAGACGGTGCCGAAGACTGCCGCCGAGCTGCTGGCTTATGCCAAGGCCAATCCGAACCGCTTCATGTATGCCCGTCCGGCCAATTCCGGTCCGGGCCGCGTGTTCATGATGGGCCTGCCGTATCTGCTGGGCGACAAGGACCCGAAGGATCCGAAGAACGGCTGGGACAAGACCTGGGCGTATCTGAAGGAGCTCGGCCAGTACATCGAGTATTACCCGTCGGGTACCGGCCCGGTGTTCAAGGCGCTGGGCGATGGTTCACGCGACATGGTGCCGACGCAGATGGGCTGGGACATCAACCCGCGTGCGTTGGGCGTGGTGCCAAAGGAAGCCAAGGTGGCCGCACTCGATGGTTTCCACTGGATTCTCGATGCGCATTATCTCTGCATCCCCAAGGGCGTGTCCGCCGAGAAGCAGGCGGTGATCGTCGACCTGCTGGCCTATCTGCTGAGCAAGCCGGCGCAGGCCACCACCTATGACGAGGGCTATTTCTATCCGGGCCCGGCAGTGAAGGACGTGCCGCTGTCGATGGCGCCGCCGGAGAGCCAGAAGGTGATCGAGGAATACGGCCGCCCCGAATACGCCAAGCTGATCGCCGAACGGCCGCAGGAAATTCCGCTGCTGCCCGACCAGCTGGTCTATGCCTTCGCGCGTTGGGACCAGGAAGTCGGCGCCGCCAAGACCAAGTGA
- a CDS encoding GntR family transcriptional regulator, producing MSHIRAQTAAMQVHDQLRQEIVTAQLAPRSPLSEQELTARFGVSRTPIREALLKLAEEGLVDIYPQHGSFVSPIRLTDVYDAQFVRESLECSAISLAAEKIDAEQSRQLRAVLDRQSAFHKVEDNDRFFDADEEMHATLMAIAGHAQVWRQVQSAKAQMDRVRHLTVRRPLKRNAVLTEHQAIIDRVLNRDAPGAVEALRTHLRGVFQSVQVLVAENESYFATESDVTPPQRSRSGARR from the coding sequence ATGAGCCACATTCGCGCCCAGACCGCCGCGATGCAGGTGCATGACCAGCTGCGGCAGGAGATCGTCACGGCGCAGCTGGCGCCGCGGTCGCCGCTGTCGGAGCAGGAGCTGACCGCGCGGTTCGGCGTGTCGCGTACGCCGATCCGCGAAGCGCTGCTGAAGCTGGCCGAAGAAGGCCTGGTCGACATCTATCCGCAGCATGGCTCCTTCGTATCGCCGATCCGCCTGACCGACGTTTATGATGCGCAGTTCGTGCGCGAGTCTCTGGAATGCTCGGCGATTTCGCTGGCAGCGGAGAAAATCGATGCCGAGCAGTCTCGCCAGCTGCGCGCCGTGCTGGATCGCCAGAGTGCCTTCCACAAGGTGGAAGACAACGACCGTTTCTTCGATGCCGACGAGGAGATGCATGCCACGCTGATGGCGATTGCCGGCCATGCCCAGGTCTGGCGCCAGGTGCAGAGCGCCAAGGCGCAGATGGACCGCGTGCGCCACCTCACCGTGCGGCGGCCGCTGAAGCGCAACGCCGTGCTGACCGAACACCAGGCGATCATCGACCGCGTGCTGAACCGCGACGCGCCCGGTGCCGTGGAAGCCCTGCGCACGCATCTGCGCGGCGTGTTCCAGTCGGTACAGGTGCTGGTCGCCGAGAATGAAAGCTATTTCGCCACCGAATCCGACGTCACGCCGCCGCAGCGCAGCCGCAGCGGCGCACGGCGCTGA
- a CDS encoding aldose epimerase family protein, with the protein MSRIGVADRPATDAPQPLLRERWQGHIDGKPVDLFTIANAAGMTVRATNWGAKIMQILVPDRHGRFGDVALGYDSLGDAQTGQPSMGAFIGRYANRIAAGQFCLDGQRYPLSRNDGPHHLHGGTKGSRFRVFDAEQVDGATLRLRYRYADGEEGYPGNLDSEVEYHVSAANELVISYSAQSDRSTVVNFTSHVFFNLRGDDGDILDHRLTIHADAITPVDGTMLPTGEIRPVRGTAFDFTVPMGVGTRIDEDDTQLVQADGYDINYVLRPRNEAVAAVARLADPQSGRVMDILTTAPGLQFYSGNRLSGAVPRDRGKSGRLYGRRDGLCLEPQHFPDSPNHPHFPSTLLRPGQRYTGRIVYRFGIDRAPTDRTGA; encoded by the coding sequence ATGAGCCGGATCGGAGTTGCCGACAGGCCTGCCACGGACGCGCCGCAGCCGCTGCTGCGCGAACGCTGGCAGGGCCATATCGACGGCAAGCCGGTCGACCTCTTCACCATCGCCAATGCCGCCGGCATGACCGTGCGCGCCACCAACTGGGGCGCGAAAATCATGCAGATCCTGGTGCCCGACCGGCATGGTCGATTCGGCGACGTGGCGCTGGGCTACGACAGCTTAGGCGACGCGCAAACCGGGCAGCCCTCGATGGGCGCCTTCATCGGCCGCTATGCCAATCGCATTGCCGCCGGGCAGTTCTGCCTCGATGGGCAGCGCTACCCGCTGAGCCGCAATGACGGCCCGCATCACCTGCATGGCGGCACCAAAGGCAGCCGGTTTCGCGTGTTCGACGCCGAGCAGGTCGATGGTGCCACCCTGCGTCTGCGCTATCGCTATGCCGATGGCGAGGAAGGCTATCCCGGCAACCTCGACTCCGAGGTCGAATACCATGTCAGCGCGGCGAACGAGCTGGTGATCAGCTACAGCGCGCAGAGCGACCGTTCGACGGTGGTGAACTTCACCAGCCATGTCTTTTTCAACCTGCGCGGCGATGATGGCGACATCCTCGATCATCGCCTGACCATTCATGCCGATGCGATCACGCCGGTGGATGGCACCATGCTGCCAACCGGCGAAATCCGCCCGGTGCGCGGCACGGCCTTCGACTTCACGGTGCCGATGGGCGTGGGCACACGGATAGATGAAGATGACACGCAACTGGTGCAGGCCGATGGCTATGACATCAACTATGTGCTGCGCCCGCGCAACGAGGCTGTGGCAGCCGTGGCGCGACTAGCCGATCCCCAGAGCGGCCGGGTGATGGACATCCTGACCACCGCCCCGGGCCTGCAGTTTTATTCCGGCAACAGGCTGTCGGGCGCCGTGCCGCGCGATCGCGGCAAGAGCGGCAGGCTCTACGGACGCCGCGATGGCCTATGCCTGGAGCCGCAGCATTTCCCGGATTCGCCCAACCATCCGCATTTCCCCAGCACGCTGCTGCGACCGGGCCAGCGCTATACCGGCCGCATCGTCTATCGCTTTGGCATCGACAGGGCCCCCACCGACAGGACCGGCGCATGA